A single Amphiprion ocellaris isolate individual 3 ecotype Okinawa chromosome 15, ASM2253959v1, whole genome shotgun sequence DNA region contains:
- the angpt2b gene encoding angiopoietin-2b, translating into MGRLPALTLAYLAYLLATATGSERQQHRVQHGPCSYTFILPEVEHCHPLKDFQVTNTLQRDSPPEGDTSQSKQSKAPKERSAWQERKLESLENAMENNTQWLQKLENFIQENVRSGMEEIKRTAVHTQTAAMLEMGTNLLSQSAEQTRKLTDVETQVLNQTSRLEIQLLEYSLFTNRLEKHILLQTQEISRLSDKNSFLEQRLLALEARYGKELQSLQGEKQQLQEVLERQSRLVSQLQGELGSSTLNSTLLQRQQAVLTDTVQQLLSMVNHCNEISNMPKEEPLSFRDCAEILRSGAKQSGIYSIRLHNSTQTVKVFCDMTTRGGGWTVLQHRRNGSVDFHRGWRDYKTGFGEPSGEHWLGNDIIHKLTSSQEYSLHVQLKDREGNEAFSHYDRFYIDGEENSYSLHAEGFSGTAGKTSSLTHTGSQFSTKDRDNDRCTCKCAQLASGGWWFEACGPSNLNGIYYPASSNVVRYNGIKWYYWKGPNLMATMTTMMIRPANF; encoded by the exons ATGGGCCGTCTGCCGGCCCTGACCCTTGCCTACCTGGCCTACCTGCTGGCCACCGCGACCGGCTCTGAGCGCCAACAGCACCGTGTGCAGCACGGCCCCTGCAGCTACACCTTCATCCTCCCTGAGGTGGAGCACTGCCATCCCTTAAAGGATTTCCAGGTCACCAATACCCTCCAGAGGGACTCCCCACCTGAGGGTGATACGAGCCAATCCAAGCAAAGCAAGGCCCCGAAGGAGAGGTCTGCCTGGCAGGAAAGGAAGCTGGAGAGTCTGGAGAATGCCATGGAGAATAACACTCAGTGGCTGCAGAAG CTGGAGAACTTCATCCAGGAGAATGTGCGCTCTGGGATGGAGGAAATAAAGAGAACGGCGGTGCACACTCAGACAGCTGCCATGCTGGAGATGGGAACCAACCTGCTCAGCCAATCTGCAGAGCAGACTCGCAAACTGACAGACGTCGAGACACAG GTGTTAAACCAGACAAGTCGCCTGGAGATCCAGCTGCTGGAGTACTCGCTCTTCACCAACCGGCTGGAGAAACATATTCTCCTGCAGACTCAGGAGATCTCACGCCTCAGTGATAAAAACAG ttttttggAACAGAGGCTCTTAGCGCTGGAGGCTCGGTATGGGAAGGAGCTTCAGAGTTTGCAGGGTGAAAAGCAACAGCTTCAAGAGGTTCTGGAGAGGCAAAGTCGACTGGTCAGTCAGCTTCAGGGTGAACTGGGCAGCTCGACGCTCAACAGCACTCTGCTGCAGAGACAGCAGGCTGTGCTCACAGACACAGTGCAGCAGCTGCTTTCCATGGTTAATCACTGCAATG aaatctcCAATATGCCCAAGGAGGAGCCACTTAGTTTCAGAGACTGTGCGGAGATCCTGCGATCTGGAGCGAAGCAGAGCGGAATATACAGCATACGCCTGCACAACTCCACGCAGACTGTCAAG GTGTTCTGTGACATGACGACCAGAGGTGGGGGTTGGACGGTGCTGCAGCATCGGAGAAACGGCTCTGTGGACTTCCATCGTGGGTGGAGGGACTACAAAACG GGCTTCGGAGAGCCGTCTGGGGAACACTGGCTGGGGAATGACATCATCCACAAGCTGACCAGCTCCCAGGAATACAGTCTGCATGTCCAGCTAAAAGACAGAGAGGGGAATGAAGCCTTCTCACATTATGATCGCTTCTACATAGACGGAGAGGAGAACAGCTACAG CCTTCATGCTGAGGGCTTCAGTGGCACAGCTGGAAAAACCAGCAGCCTCACCCACACTGGCAGCCAGTTCAGCACCAAGGACAGAGACAATGACCGCTGCACCTGCAAGTGTGCACAGCTCGCATCTGGAG GATGGTGGTTTGAGGCCTGCGGTCCCTCCAACCTGAATGGCATATATTACCCCGCGTCATCCAATGTGGTTCGTTACAATGGTATCAAGTGGTACTACTGGAAGGGTCCAAATCTGATGGCTACCATGACGACGATGATGATCCGTCCAGCTAACTTCTGA